A single Desulfovibrio piger DNA region contains:
- a CDS encoding SNF2-related protein → MARRRKQTSDSRQLSLFDIMVSHIEQIREENIQDDIREEAGTRILREPTHEQPPSATPPVSPASHEELPKEPEHPGKRKPLLPPDDSIPPKRLGVNGRGFSVYETSDGGRMYSPSLDIVRFIDGDRDTPEELFRKGNEDYLTVQEVAAFRQQHSSTQEVSHAGQTDKPAGHRQNRSQARNHSRPQGQRVHQFSLLDSRPLGTEQSRRTEAPGRGRESGLADTTGSAAGHREEDAVQRIRPAGEPAGDVGLGDFGKLRGGDEPENYRISPEDQLGVGGAKKKYADNLAAIRLLKQLQANGAKLATPEEKSTLVHFVGWGGLPQVFDPKNDKWAAEYRELQGVLSPDEYAAARRSTQDAHYTSETVIRGIYQGLSRLGVETGKELHILEPSAGIGNFIGLCPESFQARFLAVELEPTTAAIAAYLYPKARHINNGFQNIPLNTPSFDLAVGNPPFGNQSLYDPEFPELKKFSIHNYFLAKSMRLLREGGIAAFVVSRYFMDAVDSSAREHIAGYADFLGAVRLPETAFRQNALTDVTTDIVFFQKHNGENKRSLEWLHTSSMEVDDLKHGGRRTAVVNSYFASRPEQIIGRMAYSGGMFEDSLNCVSDASQTDLGEEIARRLDALPAVQFSPLPSAEVREAESGLNHDFLASDYFQSLKMGALCVEPQSRKIVFKTSGEFGDGGYEPVTVKNETARLRLASMIQLRDTLRELLNEEKGEGSESRMANLRQRLNTQYDAFVKKYGHLNSQTNRSLMREDPEHALLESLEADYDKGISPDVARKTGRQARPASARKAAVFRQRVLKPATLAQQAESPKDALVIALRESGKVDFARMEQLLGRSTDVIQRDLQEQGLIFLNPATELWEIRDKYLTGNVRAKLRQARDAASSDPRFLPNVEALTEALPPDIEAVDIGVKFGSAWLPPSVISDFIEHLHGGKGSQQVDYLPTLGRWSVRVYLYDAALNTNVWGIPEYPAEKIIEALLMNKPIKVEKETGQRDEQGRPITVLDQELTAAAMQKADEIKQAFTDWIWTDDDRRASLSRLYNDRFNTNVPPRYDGSHLELVGASSEVKLRPHQKDAVWRAIQEGTALFDHVVGAGKTMACIATIMESKRMGFVSKPMVVVPNHLLHQWRDEFYKLYPNAHILVADKTDFTKQNRERLFSRIATGDWDAVIVAHSSFRKIDMPHDIQREILKEQIDAVLEAIEAVKEAEGGRATVKQLEKQRENMEARYELLLAGTGKKDTSVDFADLGVDALFVDESHEFKNLAYQTTMNVSGLGNITGSAKALDLFIKCRYLQRKNEGRGVYFLTGTPISNTIAEVYTLQRYMQYGELQAKGIDHFDSWASTFGQVTSGWELDATGVNYKLKSRFAKFQNIPELLAMYRTFADVVTKNDLDEQAKQAGLRPLTPPVTDGKPYNDVAERSGEQAAYMEKIIHRMENLPPDPRQDNPLKITNDARKAGLDYRLIEPHADDFAGSKVNAAVERIYHIWSDTAADRGTQLVFCDLSTPKGGRTPTSAPANRNDLELETLLDVDGTLLPEQKDEESHGTTQAEKDDSGEDTSVASDMDAVIALSSKFSVYDDIRSKLVARGVPPEEIAFIHEANTDIRKAKLFSDMNAGHVRILLGSTSKMGAGMNVQKRLVAAHHLDAPWRPSDLEQRNGRIIRQGNLFYERDPEHFSVGIYNYATKQTYDARMWQTIEYKAAAIEQFRKGDLLQRVIDDVQSEAANAAEMKAAASGNPLILMQVQLAADLRKLEALYSQHQRGQHRLRDRLKWLNGTDERLAKAESAYAANIRHRDSHTHIIKEKDKEKIRIELFAGDKMLTDRDGEKIKDILLGCVKEITRNAGARVLFGSYRGFAMHLERYAQSFGGKEGFRIVVTGTDGQEFKPDNLVYLFDNKLSLSGLFQRMDNFLAKGFDEAMEKFRETCRHEKAELETTREALGREFPQKEELTLARENHSAIIRELQRMQDDASYVSHWTPKTSDAGADTTPAEETRQETPDAPFSMADAAPKDHRVCTLTFGEQGDQTEYAVTHSPVGYLLNRSHVRETTRWPIHCLYDDNLWHSLVKGPPGVRFKQFESREDALNFARQDAALLGFADAMTHPEKDLSAASATEGDFYRQAMEKAGFRPSGMDFYGKQEHELKVETGDGGIFELRIFQTEEGKVGLRVQYEKDHIINGARTVHASFDTLKETLDYASIYKNMAETQNITAPPVQETFSMRMR, encoded by the coding sequence ATGGCCAGACGGCGCAAGCAGACCAGTGATTCCCGTCAGTTGTCGCTGTTCGACATCATGGTCAGCCATATCGAACAGATCAGGGAAGAAAACATTCAGGATGACATAAGGGAAGAAGCCGGAACACGGATACTCCGGGAGCCGACGCACGAACAGCCCCCGTCCGCTACGCCTCCGGTCAGCCCCGCCTCACACGAAGAACTTCCGAAAGAACCGGAACATCCCGGCAAACGGAAGCCGCTGCTTCCGCCCGATGACAGCATCCCCCCGAAAAGGCTCGGCGTGAACGGACGCGGTTTCTCTGTTTATGAAACGTCGGACGGGGGACGCATGTACAGTCCTTCCCTGGACATCGTGCGCTTCATCGACGGCGACAGGGACACGCCGGAAGAGCTGTTCCGGAAAGGAAACGAAGACTACCTGACCGTGCAGGAAGTCGCGGCCTTCAGACAACAACATTCCTCAACTCAGGAGGTTTCCCATGCTGGACAGACAGACAAACCCGCTGGACATCGCCAGAACCGTTCTCAAGCCAGAAACCATTCACGACCTCAAGGTCAGAGGGTTCACCAATTCAGCCTACTTGATTCTCGACCGCTGGGCACTGAACAGTCCCGACGAACTGAAGCGCCTGGAAGAGGAAGGGAATCTGGCCTTGCAGATACGACTGGATCAGCAGCAGGCCATAGAGAAGAGGACGCTGTGCAGCGAATCCGCCCGGCAGGCGAGCCTGCGGGGGATGTCGGACTGGGAGATTTTGGAAAGCTGCGGGGTGGAGATGAACCTGAAAATTACCGGATAAGCCCGGAAGATCAGCTTGGCGTCGGCGGCGCAAAGAAAAAATATGCGGATAACCTCGCCGCCATACGTCTGCTGAAGCAGCTCCAGGCCAACGGCGCGAAACTGGCCACCCCGGAAGAAAAAAGCACGCTGGTGCATTTTGTCGGATGGGGTGGTCTTCCGCAGGTCTTTGACCCCAAAAACGACAAATGGGCGGCGGAATACCGGGAACTTCAAGGCGTACTCTCCCCCGATGAATACGCGGCCGCCCGGCGCTCCACACAGGACGCTCACTATACCTCGGAAACCGTCATCAGGGGCATCTATCAGGGGCTTTCCAGACTCGGCGTTGAAACGGGAAAGGAACTCCACATTCTCGAACCTTCGGCGGGTATCGGCAATTTTATCGGACTTTGCCCGGAAAGTTTCCAGGCCCGGTTCCTGGCCGTGGAACTGGAACCGACAACAGCGGCCATTGCCGCATACCTGTACCCCAAAGCCCGCCACATCAATAACGGCTTTCAGAACATCCCCCTCAACACGCCGAGTTTCGACCTTGCAGTGGGCAATCCTCCTTTCGGGAATCAGTCTCTCTACGACCCCGAATTTCCCGAACTGAAAAAATTTTCCATCCACAACTATTTTCTCGCCAAGTCCATGCGCCTGCTGCGCGAGGGCGGCATAGCCGCCTTTGTGGTCAGCCGTTACTTCATGGATGCCGTCGATTCCTCCGCCCGCGAACATATCGCGGGATATGCCGACTTCCTGGGCGCGGTGCGCCTGCCTGAAACCGCTTTCCGGCAAAATGCCCTGACGGATGTCACCACCGACATCGTTTTCTTTCAAAAGCACAACGGCGAAAACAAGCGGAGTCTGGAGTGGCTCCACACGTCCAGCATGGAAGTGGACGACCTCAAGCACGGCGGCAGGCGCACCGCCGTGGTCAACAGCTACTTCGCTTCCCGCCCGGAACAGATCATCGGAAGAATGGCGTATTCCGGGGGCATGTTCGAGGACAGCCTGAACTGCGTGTCCGATGCGTCTCAGACAGACCTCGGCGAAGAAATAGCCCGGCGTCTGGACGCGCTGCCTGCCGTGCAGTTCAGCCCCTTACCCTCTGCCGAAGTCCGTGAAGCCGAATCCGGTCTCAATCATGACTTCCTGGCTTCCGACTACTTCCAGTCCCTGAAAATGGGCGCACTCTGCGTTGAACCTCAAAGCAGAAAAATCGTCTTCAAGACTTCCGGGGAGTTCGGCGACGGAGGTTATGAACCCGTCACCGTAAAAAATGAAACCGCCCGACTGCGCCTGGCTTCCATGATTCAGCTCAGGGATACCCTGCGTGAGCTGCTCAATGAGGAAAAAGGCGAAGGAAGTGAAAGTCGTATGGCGAACCTGCGCCAGCGGCTCAACACGCAATACGACGCCTTTGTCAAAAAATACGGGCACCTCAACTCACAAACCAACCGCAGCCTCATGCGGGAAGACCCTGAACACGCTCTGCTGGAATCCCTGGAAGCGGACTACGACAAGGGCATTTCGCCGGATGTGGCCCGCAAGACCGGCAGACAGGCCAGACCCGCTTCCGCCAGAAAAGCTGCCGTATTCCGACAGCGTGTGCTTAAACCGGCGACGCTCGCCCAACAGGCGGAAAGCCCCAAGGATGCCCTTGTCATAGCGCTTCGGGAAAGCGGCAAGGTGGACTTTGCCCGCATGGAACAGCTTCTCGGACGCTCCACCGATGTCATTCAGCGGGACTTGCAGGAACAGGGCCTTATTTTTCTCAACCCCGCCACGGAACTCTGGGAAATCAGGGATAAGTATCTCACGGGCAATGTCCGGGCAAAACTGCGTCAGGCACGGGACGCCGCAAGCTCCGACCCTCGCTTTCTGCCCAATGTGGAAGCGCTTACGGAGGCTCTGCCGCCCGACATAGAAGCCGTGGACATCGGCGTCAAGTTCGGCTCCGCCTGGCTTCCTCCTTCCGTCATATCGGACTTCATCGAACATCTGCATGGCGGAAAAGGCTCTCAGCAGGTGGATTACCTGCCCACGCTCGGTCGATGGAGCGTCCGTGTCTATCTGTACGATGCCGCGCTGAATACCAACGTCTGGGGCATCCCGGAATACCCTGCGGAAAAAATCATTGAAGCCCTTCTGATGAACAAGCCCATCAAGGTGGAAAAGGAAACCGGCCAGCGCGACGAACAGGGCAGACCCATCACGGTTCTGGACCAGGAGCTGACCGCCGCAGCCATGCAGAAGGCCGACGAAATAAAACAGGCCTTCACGGACTGGATATGGACGGATGACGACAGAAGAGCCAGCCTGTCCAGGCTCTACAACGACCGCTTCAACACGAACGTGCCTCCCAGGTATGACGGCTCCCATCTTGAGCTGGTCGGCGCTTCTTCAGAAGTAAAACTTCGGCCTCACCAGAAGGATGCCGTCTGGCGGGCCATTCAGGAAGGCACGGCCCTGTTCGATCACGTCGTCGGCGCGGGAAAGACCATGGCCTGCATAGCGACCATCATGGAATCCAAGCGCATGGGCTTTGTTTCCAAACCGATGGTGGTCGTCCCCAACCACCTTCTCCACCAGTGGCGGGATGAGTTCTACAAGCTCTATCCCAATGCCCATATTCTGGTGGCGGACAAGACCGACTTCACCAAACAGAACCGGGAACGGCTTTTTTCCCGTATTGCGACCGGAGACTGGGATGCCGTTATCGTCGCGCACAGCTCCTTCCGTAAAATCGACATGCCTCACGACATTCAGCGGGAGATTCTGAAGGAGCAGATTGATGCGGTGCTGGAAGCCATTGAGGCCGTGAAGGAGGCGGAAGGCGGCCGGGCCACGGTCAAGCAGCTTGAAAAGCAGCGGGAAAACATGGAAGCCCGCTATGAACTTCTGCTCGCGGGCACGGGGAAAAAGGATACCTCCGTTGATTTCGCCGACCTGGGCGTGGATGCGCTCTTTGTGGACGAAAGCCACGAGTTCAAGAACCTTGCCTATCAGACCACCATGAACGTCTCAGGTCTGGGCAATATCACAGGTTCGGCCAAAGCGCTCGATCTCTTCATCAAGTGCCGCTACCTGCAACGGAAAAACGAAGGCCGGGGCGTGTACTTTCTGACCGGCACCCCCATATCGAATACCATTGCCGAAGTGTACACGCTCCAGCGCTACATGCAGTATGGGGAATTGCAGGCCAAGGGCATCGACCATTTTGACTCCTGGGCCTCCACCTTCGGCCAGGTCACAAGCGGCTGGGAACTTGACGCCACAGGGGTGAACTACAAGCTCAAAAGCCGCTTCGCCAAATTCCAGAACATCCCGGAACTGCTTGCCATGTACCGGACCTTTGCCGATGTCGTCACCAAAAACGATCTGGATGAACAGGCAAAGCAGGCAGGGCTGCGCCCCCTGACGCCTCCCGTCACTGATGGAAAGCCGTATAACGATGTGGCCGAACGCTCCGGGGAACAGGCGGCCTACATGGAAAAAATCATCCACCGCATGGAAAACCTTCCTCCCGATCCGCGTCAGGACAATCCGCTCAAAATCACCAACGACGCCCGCAAGGCCGGTCTGGACTATCGCCTGATAGAACCGCACGCGGATGATTTTGCAGGGTCCAAGGTCAACGCCGCCGTTGAACGCATCTATCACATTTGGAGCGACACGGCGGCGGACAGAGGCACGCAGCTTGTCTTCTGCGACCTGTCCACCCCCAAGGGCGGCAGAACTCCGACTTCCGCACCGGCCAACCGTAACGACCTGGAATTGGAAACGCTGCTGGACGTGGACGGCACACTTCTGCCTGAACAGAAGGATGAGGAATCTCACGGAACAACACAGGCGGAAAAGGACGACAGCGGTGAAGACACCTCCGTCGCTTCCGACATGGATGCCGTCATTGCGCTGTCGTCAAAGTTTTCCGTCTATGACGACATACGAAGCAAACTTGTCGCGCGGGGGGTTCCGCCGGAAGAAATCGCCTTCATCCATGAGGCCAACACCGACATCCGCAAGGCAAAACTCTTTTCCGACATGAATGCCGGCCATGTTCGTATCCTGCTCGGCTCCACCAGCAAGATGGGCGCTGGCATGAATGTCCAGAAACGTCTGGTGGCCGCACATCATCTTGATGCCCCCTGGCGGCCTTCCGACCTGGAACAGCGCAACGGGCGCATTATCCGCCAGGGCAACCTGTTCTATGAGCGCGACCCGGAACACTTCTCCGTGGGCATTTACAACTATGCCACCAAACAGACGTATGACGCCCGGATGTGGCAGACCATAGAGTACAAGGCGGCTGCCATCGAGCAGTTCCGCAAGGGCGATCTGCTCCAGCGCGTTATCGACGACGTGCAGAGCGAGGCCGCCAACGCCGCCGAAATGAAGGCCGCAGCTTCAGGCAATCCGCTGATTCTCATGCAGGTTCAGCTTGCCGCAGACCTTCGCAAGCTGGAAGCCCTGTATTCCCAGCATCAGCGGGGACAGCATCGTCTGCGCGACAGGCTGAAGTGGCTCAACGGAACCGATGAGCGTCTTGCCAAGGCGGAAAGCGCCTACGCCGCCAACATCCGGCACCGGGACAGCCACACCCATATCATCAAGGAAAAAGACAAGGAAAAAATCCGTATAGAACTCTTTGCGGGAGACAAGATGCTGACGGACAGAGACGGCGAAAAAATAAAGGATATTCTGCTCGGCTGCGTGAAGGAGATCACGCGCAATGCCGGAGCCAGGGTACTGTTCGGCTCCTATCGGGGCTTCGCCATGCACCTTGAACGCTATGCCCAGTCCTTCGGCGGCAAGGAGGGGTTCAGAATCGTTGTGACAGGTACGGATGGACAGGAGTTCAAGCCGGACAATCTCGTCTATCTCTTTGACAACAAACTCAGTCTTTCCGGTCTGTTCCAGCGCATGGACAACTTCCTGGCCAAAGGTTTCGATGAAGCCATGGAAAAATTCCGGGAAACCTGCCGTCATGAAAAGGCGGAACTGGAAACAACCAGAGAAGCGCTCGGCAGGGAGTTTCCCCAGAAGGAGGAACTGACCCTGGCGCGGGAAAATCATAGCGCCATCATCCGGGAGTTGCAGCGTATGCAGGATGACGCGAGCTATGTTTCCCACTGGACACCAAAGACTTCCGACGCCGGGGCCGACACGACTCCGGCAGAAGAGACCAGGCAGGAAACTCCCGACGCCCCCTTCTCCATGGCAGACGCGGCACCGAAAGACCACCGTGTCTGTACGCTTACCTTTGGTGAGCAGGGGGACCAGACGGAGTACGCCGTCACGCACAGTCCGGTCGGGTATCTTCTGAACCGTTCCCATGTGCGTGAAACTACGAGGTGGCCCATCCATTGCCTGTATGACGACAATCTCTGGCACTCCCTTGTGAAAGGCCCGCCCGGTGTCCGCTTCAAGCAGTTTGAGAGCAGAGAAGACGCCCTGAATTTCGCACGCCAGGATGCCGCACTGCTCGGTTTTGCCGATGCCATGACGCATCCTGAGAAGGATCTCTCCGCAGCTTCGGCAACGGAGGGCGACTTCTATCGCCAAGCCATGGAAAAAGCCGGATTCCGGCCTTCCGGCATGGATTTTTACGGCAAACAGGAACACGAGCTGAAGGTTGAAACGGGTGACGGCGGAATATTTGAGCTGAGAATATTCCAGACGGAAGAGGGCAAAGTCGGCCTGCGTGTTCAGTATGAAAAAGACCACATCATCAACGGTGCGCGAACCGTCCATGCCTCTTTTGATACGCTCAAGGAAACTCTGGACTATGCCAGCATCTATAAGAACATGGCGGAAACGCAAAACATCACTGCGCCTCCTGTGCAGGAGACTTTCTCCATGCGAATGAGATAA
- a CDS encoding AbrB/MazE/SpoVT family DNA-binding domain-containing protein → MELAKVTSRGQITLPLAIRRKLDVKEGDKVVFYEENGRIVVENAAKLTIAQEKKPGE, encoded by the coding sequence ATGGAACTTGCCAAGGTCACTTCGCGCGGTCAGATCACGCTGCCCCTCGCCATTCGCAGAAAGCTCGACGTGAAGGAAGGGGATAAGGTTGTTTTTTATGAAGAAAACGGGCGCATTGTCGTTGAAAACGCCGCAAAGCTGACAATCGCCCAGGAAAAAAAGCCCGGCGAGTAG
- a CDS encoding DsbA family protein: MTRLVQLITLFICLLSGSVPSAHAGTPVSDRIAVEAGVKAELSKDLALPYAPDAALSGRTCLDGRPTKEFQGDIMEYWVNLECPYCGIEEPLRAQRENPGMCIVVRHSPSDNYGESLKKALSFEALLRFSPNAAHSFWNAVVPRTPLGVPKPYEAALQTALQDAAIVPEDFADSLQQVAPVVGADIIASQSRITSTPTWILDGIRFPACDFTASQVPLALELAHKARADDADAKERIVQMITRGLLNESVL, from the coding sequence ATGACGCGACTCGTACAACTTATTACTCTTTTCATCTGTCTTTTGTCGGGATCGGTTCCTTCTGCCCATGCCGGAACGCCCGTGTCCGACCGGATAGCCGTGGAAGCTGGCGTAAAGGCGGAACTTTCAAAAGACCTGGCGCTGCCTTACGCGCCCGATGCTGCCCTTTCCGGCAGAACCTGTCTGGACGGCAGGCCGACAAAAGAATTTCAGGGCGACATCATGGAATACTGGGTCAACCTGGAATGTCCTTACTGCGGCATTGAGGAACCGCTCCGGGCACAGCGGGAAAATCCCGGCATGTGCATTGTCGTGCGTCACAGCCCTTCGGACAACTACGGAGAGTCGTTGAAAAAAGCCCTGAGCTTTGAAGCACTCCTGCGCTTTTCTCCGAACGCCGCGCACAGCTTCTGGAATGCCGTGGTGCCCCGGACACCTCTCGGCGTTCCGAAACCCTATGAGGCTGCGCTGCAAACGGCGCTTCAGGATGCGGCCATTGTGCCGGAAGACTTTGCCGACTCTCTGCAACAGGTCGCTCCTGTCGTAGGCGCGGATATTATCGCCTCGCAATCCAGAATCACCTCAACTCCCACCTGGATTCTGGACGGCATTCGTTTTCCCGCCTGTGATTTCACGGCCTCACAAGTGCCGCTGGCTCTCGAACTCGCCCATAAGGCCCGCGCCGACGACGCCGATGCCAAAGAACGCATCGTCCAGATGATTACGCGCGGCCTTTTGAATGAGTCCGTTTTATGA
- a CDS encoding antitoxin — MYTANLRKVGGSVMLAVPPAILEMLQMESGSSVSMAVESGRLIIEPNVRKKYSLQELLAQCDPSAPLSSEDGVWTGSGATGRELI; from the coding sequence ATGTACACAGCTAATTTGAGAAAAGTCGGCGGTTCAGTGATGCTGGCCGTTCCTCCCGCCATTTTGGAAATGCTGCAAATGGAATCGGGGTCATCGGTAAGCATGGCCGTGGAATCCGGGCGTCTGATTATTGAGCCGAACGTCAGGAAGAAGTACAGCCTGCAGGAGCTGCTAGCCCAATGTGACCCTTCCGCGCCGCTTTCCTCTGAAGATGGTGTGTGGACAGGGTCGGGAGCCACGGGCAGGGAGCTGATCTGA
- a CDS encoding type II toxin-antitoxin system PemK/MazF family toxin — translation MRRGDIYLVTLDPTEGHEQQGTRPVLVISPDEFNRVTQVPVVLPITSGGNFARTAGFAVSLSGCGTRTTGVIRCDQPRALDLRARSGRRLEQVPPVIMDEVLARLATIFS, via the coding sequence ATGCGGCGTGGTGATATTTATCTGGTGACGCTTGACCCTACAGAAGGGCATGAGCAGCAGGGAACGCGACCGGTGTTGGTGATTTCTCCCGACGAGTTCAACAGAGTGACGCAGGTTCCCGTAGTGTTGCCGATTACCAGCGGGGGGAATTTTGCCCGTACCGCAGGATTCGCCGTGTCGCTCAGCGGATGCGGCACACGCACCACGGGAGTGATCCGTTGTGACCAGCCCAGGGCGCTGGACTTGCGGGCGAGATCCGGCAGACGGCTGGAACAAGTACCGCCCGTCATTATGGATGAAGTTCTTGCAAGGTTGGCGACCATTTTCAGCTAG